One Candidatus Devosia phytovorans genomic window carries:
- a CDS encoding LuxR C-terminal-related transcriptional regulator has protein sequence MEAEPLQIRRRRPVGWDIARLELRRVADVSPLMVWITEPDGYCIHLNQNWYDYTGQPPGEGEGDGWVEALHKEDRALALNAFLDATSRKVAYQVEYRLCRKVGGFEWVFAVGHPFFGPDGKLGGYIGSDTNLDGIKRRDTGGKRLTPREREVVHWIAKGKTSIEIAVILSIAARTVEQHATAAMIKLGSSNRVQTAVLAIKLGEIEP, from the coding sequence ATGGAAGCCGAACCGCTGCAAATAAGAAGGCGGAGACCTGTTGGTTGGGACATAGCGCGTCTCGAGTTGAGACGTGTTGCCGACGTATCTCCTTTGATGGTTTGGATAACCGAACCCGACGGCTATTGCATCCACTTGAATCAGAACTGGTATGATTATACCGGCCAGCCGCCTGGCGAAGGCGAGGGTGACGGTTGGGTCGAAGCTCTGCACAAGGAAGATCGCGCATTAGCGCTGAACGCGTTCCTTGATGCTACGTCAAGAAAAGTAGCCTACCAAGTCGAGTACAGATTGTGCCGAAAGGTTGGCGGCTTCGAGTGGGTCTTTGCCGTAGGTCATCCGTTTTTTGGGCCGGACGGGAAGCTTGGTGGTTATATCGGTTCTGACACGAACCTCGACGGGATCAAGAGGCGCGATACTGGTGGAAAACGACTGACGCCGAGAGAGCGCGAGGTCGTTCATTGGATAGCTAAAGGTAAGACCTCAATTGAAATCGCCGTCATTCTGAGCATCGCAGCAAGAACAGTCGAACAACACGCCACGGCAGCCATGATCAAGCTGGGGTCTTCCAACAGGGTGCAGACAGCCGTTCTCGCCATAAAGCTCGGCGAGATCGAGCCTTAG